In Brassica rapa cultivar Chiifu-401-42 chromosome A06, CAAS_Brap_v3.01, whole genome shotgun sequence, a single window of DNA contains:
- the LOC103871095 gene encoding formin-like protein 14: protein MCFLNPLHILIFALSFTIHCFLLVKSQEPPLFTKSSLPPPPPPSPPLDNVTDSPAPSSVSEVIAPLSSPPPHPPPRWRPKSEPFPPPPEPRRVGGSPEKNKRGGLNKGETVGLVFVGLIAMLQVLVVVFLVLKRRQLLRQKETQ, encoded by the coding sequence ATGTGTTTTCTGAATCCTCTTCACATTTTGATTTTCGCCTTATCTTTCACCATCCATTGTTTCCTCCTCGTCAAATCTCAAGAACCGCCTCTCTTTACAAAATCTTCTCtacctcctccaccaccaccatcgcCTCCACTTGACAATGTGACAGACAGTCCTGCACCTTCTTCAGTCTCGGAGGTAATTGCGCCTCTGTCTTCGCCACCACCTCATCCTCCACCGCGGTGGAGGCCAAAGTCAGAACCTTTTCCACCGCCTCCTGAGCCACGGCGGGTTGGGGGGTCTCCGGAGAAGAATAAGAGAGGTGGATTAAACAAAGGGGAGACTGTGGGACTGGTCTTTGTTGGGTTAATAGCAATGTTGCAGGTGTTGGTTGTTGTCTTCTTGGTTCTCAAGAGAAGGCAACTTCTCAGACAGAAAGAAACTCAATGA